From a region of the Deinococcus metallilatus genome:
- a CDS encoding LysE family translocator has translation MVHAHELLPFILAVLTLFVIPGPAVMLILTQSLSQGRAAGVATAVGLALGDAVHASAAALGLTALLASSAALFAAVKWLGVLYLLFLAVQAWRDRTPLALPYATPKASRSPGRNVSKAALTEILNPKTALFFLSFLPQFVRPEQGAVLPQMLILGGVFVLLSLVYSAGLALAAGGLSGWLRSRPAVLRWQGKVVAGVYVALGLRLALQSRD, from the coding sequence ATGGTTCACGCCCACGAGTTGCTCCCGTTCATCCTGGCCGTTCTGACCCTGTTCGTCATTCCCGGCCCCGCCGTGATGCTGATTCTCACCCAGAGCCTCAGCCAGGGACGGGCAGCGGGGGTAGCGACGGCGGTCGGCCTGGCCCTCGGAGACGCCGTTCACGCGAGCGCGGCGGCCCTCGGCCTGACGGCGCTGCTGGCCTCCTCGGCCGCGCTGTTTGCGGCGGTCAAGTGGCTGGGGGTGCTGTACCTGCTGTTTCTCGCCGTGCAGGCGTGGCGGGACCGCACGCCGCTCGCGCTGCCTTATGCCACACCGAAAGCCAGCCGCAGCCCCGGCCGCAACGTGAGCAAGGCCGCCCTAACCGAAATTCTGAATCCCAAGACCGCCCTCTTCTTCCTGTCGTTCCTGCCGCAGTTCGTCCGCCCCGAGCAGGGCGCGGTGTTGCCCCAGATGCTGATTCTGGGCGGCGTCTTCGTGCTGCTCAGCCTGGTGTACTCGGCGGGCCTGGCCTTAGCGGCAGGCGGGCTGTCCGGCTGGCTGCGCTCGCGTCCCGCCGTCCTGCGCTGGCAGGGCAAGGTGGTTGCGGGCGTGTATGTCGCCCTCGGCCTGCGGCTGGCCCTGCAATCGCGCGACTGA
- a CDS encoding NADPH:quinone oxidoreductase family protein, translated as MRALICTAFDQPETLTVQTVPDPTPGPGEVVLDVQAAGVNYPDALMVLGQYQVKPPLPFTPGAEAAGVISAVGEGVTHLWPGQRAVAFTGTGAFAEKLLAPASVVMPLPDDLEFDVAAGLPLAYGTSMHALVDRAQLKEGETLLVLGAAGGVGLAAVMIGKALGARVIAAASSEEKLKLCREHGADETLNYATENLRERLKALTGGKGPDVIFDPVGGDLAEPAFRSIGWEGRYLVVGFAGGEIPRLPLNLPLLKGASLVGVFWGEFARRDPRANAHNMARLAAWVADGTIKPLVSERYPLERTPEALRALLDRRVTGKVVVTP; from the coding sequence ATGCGCGCCCTGATCTGCACCGCTTTCGACCAGCCCGAAACCCTCACCGTCCAGACCGTCCCCGACCCCACGCCCGGCCCCGGCGAGGTCGTGCTGGACGTGCAGGCGGCGGGTGTGAACTACCCCGACGCGCTGATGGTGCTGGGGCAGTATCAGGTCAAGCCGCCCCTGCCTTTCACCCCCGGCGCGGAGGCCGCCGGAGTCATCTCGGCGGTGGGCGAGGGCGTGACCCACCTGTGGCCCGGACAGCGGGCGGTGGCCTTTACCGGGACGGGCGCGTTCGCGGAAAAGCTGCTCGCGCCCGCCTCCGTCGTGATGCCGCTGCCGGACGATCTGGAGTTCGATGTGGCGGCGGGCCTGCCGCTGGCCTACGGCACCTCGATGCATGCCCTGGTAGACCGGGCGCAGCTCAAGGAAGGCGAGACGCTGTTGGTCCTGGGCGCGGCGGGCGGCGTGGGCCTGGCGGCGGTGATGATCGGCAAGGCGCTGGGCGCGCGGGTGATCGCGGCGGCGAGTAGCGAGGAGAAGCTGAAGCTGTGCCGCGAGCACGGCGCGGACGAGACGCTGAACTATGCCACCGAGAACCTGCGCGAACGCCTCAAGGCCCTGACGGGGGGGAAGGGACCGGACGTGATCTTCGATCCGGTGGGCGGCGACCTCGCGGAACCGGCTTTCCGCTCGATTGGCTGGGAGGGGCGGTATCTGGTGGTGGGCTTTGCGGGCGGCGAGATTCCCCGGCTGCCGCTGAACCTGCCGCTGCTCAAGGGGGCCTCGCTGGTCGGCGTGTTCTGGGGGGAGTTCGCCCGGCGTGACCCGCGCGCCAATGCCCACAACATGGCGCGGCTGGCGGCGTGGGTGGCGGACGGCACGATCAAACCACTGGTCAGCGAACGCTACCCGCTGGAGCGTACTCCGGAGGCCCTGCGCGCCCTGCTGGACCGCCGCGTGACCGGAAAGGTGGTGGTAACGCCTTGA